Proteins from a genomic interval of Acomys russatus chromosome 19, mAcoRus1.1, whole genome shotgun sequence:
- the Fcer2 gene encoding low affinity immunoglobulin epsilon Fc receptor, whose amino-acid sequence MLPTGYWEPPRKRCCCARRGTQLVLVGLLSTAMCASLLTLLLLWHWETEKTLKQLGDTAIQNVSRVSKDLERYQSNQLAQESEAAQMSQSMQELQAEQKQMKTQDSQLSQNLNKIQEDLTNIESQNSELSQNLNRLQEDVINVKSLGLNEKRTASDSLEKLQEEVAKLWIEVLMSKGTACNTCPKDWLHFQQKCYYFGKGSKQWIQARYTCSDLEGRLVSIHSQEEQDFLMKHMNKRDSWIGLQDLHMEGQFTWMDESPVDYR is encoded by the exons ATGCTGCCAACAGGATACTGGGAGCCTCCTAGGAAGCGCTGTTGCTGTGCAAGACGGGGGACACAGCTTGTGCTGGTGGGGCTGCTGAGCACAGCAATGTGTGCCAGCCTGCTGACCCTGCTTCTCCTATGGC ACTGGGAAACAGAGAAGACTCTGAAACAGCTGGGAGACACTGCCATCCAGAATG TCTCTCGTGTTTCCAAGGACTTAGAAAGGTACCAGAGTAATCAACTGGCCCAGGAATCCGAGG CTGCTCAGATGTCACAAAGCATGCAAGAGCTCCAAGCTGAACAGAAGCAAATGAAAACTCAGG ACTCTCAACTGTCCCAGAACCTGAACAAAATCCAAGAGGACCTAACCAACATCGAATCCCAGA ACTCTGAGCTCTCCCAGAACCTGAACAGACTCCAGGAGGATGTAATCAATGTCAAATCCCTGG gcTTGAATGAGAAGCGCACAGCCTCAGATTCTCTGGAGAAACTCCAGGAAGAGGTGGCGAAATTATGGATAGAGGTACTAATGTCAAAGG GAACTGCATGCAACACGTGCCCCAAGGACTGGCTCCATTTCCAACAGAAGTGCTACTATTTTGGCAAAGGCTCCAAGCAGTGGATCCAGGCCCGGTACACCTGCAGTGACCTGGAAGGGCGGCTAGTCAGCATTCACAGCCAGGAGGAGCAG GATTTCCTGATGAAACACATGAACAAAAGGGATTCCTGGATTGGCCTCCAGGATCTCCATATGGAGGGACAGTTCACATGGATGGACGAGAGCCCTGTGGATTATAGGTAA
- the Trappc5 gene encoding trafficking protein particle complex subunit 5 yields MEARFTRGKSALLERALVRPRTEVSLSAFALLFSELVQHCQSRVFSVAELQARLAALGRQVGARVLDALVAREKGARRETKVLGALLFVKGPVWKALFGKEADKLEQANDDARTFYIIEREPLINTYISVPKENSTLNCASFTAGIVEAVLTHSGFPAKVTAHWHKGTTLMIKFEEAVIARDRALEGR; encoded by the coding sequence ATGGAGGCGCGATTCACGCGCGGGAAGTCCGCGCTACTCGAGCGTGCGCTGGTGCGGCCGCGCACCGAGGTGAGCCTGAGCGCCTTTGCCCTTCTCTTCTCTGAGCTGGTGCAGCACTGTCAGAGTCGTGTCTTCTCTGTGGCCGAACTTCAGGCCCGACTGGCTGCCTTGGGCCGCCAGGTGGGCGCTCGGGTCCTAGATGCCCTGGTGGCTCGCGAAAAGGGTGCCCGGCGCGAGACCAAGGTGCTGGGTGCACTGCTGTTCGTCAAGGGCCCGGTGTGGAAGGCTCTGTTCGGCAAGGAGGCGGATAAGCTAGAGCAGGCCAACGATGATGCCCGCACTTTCTACATCATTGAGAGAGAGCCGCTCATCAACACCTACATCTCGGTGCCCAAGGAGAACAGCACACTCAACTGCGCCAGCTTCACAGCGGGCATCGTGGAGGCAGTGCTCACGCACAGCGGCTTCCCCGCCAAGGTTACAGCACACTGGCACAAGGGGACCACACTCATGATCAAGTTCGAAGAGGCTGTTATTGCCCGAGATCGGGCCTTGGAGGGACGCTGA